One Ostrea edulis chromosome 2, xbOstEdul1.1, whole genome shotgun sequence genomic region harbors:
- the LOC125679330 gene encoding heat shock 70 kDa protein 12A-like, with protein MADNKREAIKSKCTRLAVAAIDFGTTYSGYAFSWKHEWGKVQVNEWNSGEFLSSKAPTAILLKPDKSFYAFGFDAETIFTNMAERDSDSEDDEEEGPKENCEDCYYFHRFKMLLHRDERLHRNTEIEDITGKKMNAMDIFSMSIKHLKNSMMDMMNKKIAFKILEKDIDYVLTVPAIWGDAAKMFMREAAVNAGILSDQLTIALEPEAASIYCQYMYLEQEYDKDPDSTFQKQVKEKSKYMVVDLGGGTADITVHKQADDGTLEELLPATGGPLGGTSVDDEYADFLETIGGKGVLKKFKERCMEDHLSIFRDFETAKRAYTGTKVRIKIPVHFDRLIKENKTKGSISKALRNSQYKDQVTYMNNKLALEPSVFEDLFKKAVDGISNFIENILARKSFEDVKTIIMVGGFSECSLIQNAIKTKFSSYRIITPTEAGLAVIKGAVYFGHVPNAISRRVSRYTYGIQSWPEYTPEIDPPSKKINVNGSIRCKDVFFPVVRRGEQIPVGFRKSQVFQSLKPHQSEMECAIYVSDQENPRFVDDENCRQLGILKVPLPRGFGSAEIEETIIFGETEIEFAAQQIGSGKVLETSFDMLDFENLPES; from the exons ATG GCGGACAACAAAAGGGAGGCCATAAAATCAAAATGTACCAGATTGGCAGTCGCAGCGATTGATTTTGGAACGACATATTCAGGATATGCATTTTCGTGGAAACATGAATGGGGAAAAGTACAAGTTAACGAGTGGAACAGTGGTGAATTTTTATCAAGCAAGGCTCCGACGGCAATCCTCCTAAAACCAGACAAATCATTTTACGCTTTCGGATTTGATGCAGAGACAATATTCACAAATATGGCAGAAAGAGATTCTGACTCAGAAGATGACGAAGAGGAAGGACCGAAAGAAAACTGCGAAGACTGTTATTACTTTCACAGGTTCAAAATGCTGCTACATAGGGATGAA AGATTACATCGTAACACTGAGATAGAAGATATAACTGGGAAAAAGATGAATGCTATGGACATATTTTCTATGTCTATTAAACATTTGAAGAATTCTATGATGGACATGATGAATAAGAAAATTGCCTTTAAAATCTTAGAAAAAGACATCGACTATGTATTGACAGTGCCAGCAATTTGGGGAGATGCAGCGAAAATGTTCATGCGAGAAGCTGCAGTTAAT GCTGGAATACTAAGTGACCAACTAACCATCGCTTTAGAACCAGAGGCAGCCTCCATTTACTGTCAGTATATGTACCTGGAGCAAGAGTATGACAAAGATCCTGATAGTACATTCCAAAAGCAGGTGAAAGAAAAATCCAAATACATGGTTGTAGACCTTGGAG GCGGTACTGCTGACATCACCGTTCACAAACAAGCAGACGATGGAACATTAGAGGAGTTGCTTCCCGCCACTGGAGGACCATTAGGAGGAACGTCTGTAGATGACGAGTATGCAGATTTCTTGGAAACAATCGGTGGAAAGGGAGTGTTAAAAAAGTTTAAAGAACGTTGTATGGAAGATCATTTAAGTATATTCAGAGACTTTGAAACAGCAAAGCGTGCCTACACTGGGACGAAGGTTAGGATTAAAATACCAGTCCATTTTGATAGGcttattaaagaaaataaaaccaaGGGAAGTATAAGCAAAGCGCTTCGAAACTCACAATACAAAGACCAAGTTAcctatatgaataataaacttgCCTTGGAACCTTCAGTATTTGAAGATTTGTTCAAGAAAGCCGTAGATGGGATTTCAAACTTTATCGAAAATATTTTAGCTAGGAAATCTTTTGAGGATGTGAAGACCATCATCATGGTTGGAGGCTTTTCAGAGTGTAGCCTTATTCAAAATGCAATCAAGACAAAATTTTCATCATACCGAATCATTACACCCACCGAGGCTGGGCTTGCTGTTATTAAAGGTGCCGTCTATTTTGGACATGTGCCAAATGCCATATCAAGGCGTGTCTCGCGATATACGTATGGAATCCAAAGCTGGCCAGAATATACACCAGAGATAGATCCACCAAGTAAGAAAATTAACGTAAATGGATCAATCCGATGCAAAGATGTTTTCTTTCCTGTTGTTCGGCGCGGAGAACAAATTCCTGTAGGTTTCAGAAAATCTCAAGTTTTTCAGTCTTTAAAACCCCATCAAAGTGAAATGGAATGTGCAATTTATGTTTCGGATCAAGAAAATCCTCGATTTGTTGATGATGAAAATTGTAGACAATTGGGTATATTGAAAGTACCATTACCACGCGGATTTGGTTCTGCGGAAATAGAAGAAACAATTATATTTGGTGAAACGGAAATAGAATTTGCTGCACAACAGATTGGGTCTGGTAAAGTACTGGAGACATCATTTGATATGTTGGACTTTGAAAATCTCCCCGAGTCTTAA